The genomic stretch AGTAATCCATGTCCTTGGATTGATGATGGATGTTACTGAGGAGGAAAGGCATCGTCAACATCTGGAAACAGTGCTGAATGAATTAAAAACAATACTGGACAGGTCTCTTGCATGATGATGAGAAGGAAGCTATAGCCCGGTAGAGGTTCCGCAATTGTTTGAGATGCTGAGGTGCATTTCCTCTTATCCTTTCAGCAGCCATATCCCGCCCTGTAGGAACAAAAAAGCATAGAGCCCGGCCGCTACATCGTCCAGCATAATACCCAAGCCGCCGTGGATGCGTTGGTCAAACCAGCTCACCGGAAAGGGTTTCAGGATGTCGAAGAAGCGAAACAGGGCAAATCCGGCAAGAGCGGCCAAGGGATGCCAAGGTATCAGAGCCAGCGCAATCAGCTGCCCGAGGATCTCATCAATCACCACCAGGCCGGGATCCCCCCGATCCACGATTTTTTCTGCTGCCCCGGCCGCAGCCGTGCCGATCAGTAAAATCCCTGCCAACATCATCG from Candidatus Electrothrix communis encodes the following:
- a CDS encoding phosphatidylglycerophosphatase A codes for the protein MDKLFMFIATGAYSGYLPKAPGTWGSLVGVLLWALGLHRLSPHAYAMMLAGILLIGTAAAGAAEKIVDRGDPGLVVIDEILGQLIALALIPWHPLAALAGFALFRFFDILKPFPVSWFDQRIHGGLGIMLDDVAAGLYAFLFLQGGIWLLKG